One Deltaproteobacteria bacterium genomic window carries:
- a CDS encoding helix-turn-helix transcriptional regulator: MNKRMIDGIEVEMSSGNVFADVDLPDADKLKIKSGLVIEITKAVRNLGLSQEEAGRRMGLPQPKLSGLLRGDFSNVSERKLMDCLNRLGYDIEIKVKPAVEPLGHLMLAVA; the protein is encoded by the coding sequence ATGAATAAGCGAATGATCGATGGCATCGAAGTTGAGATGAGTTCCGGCAATGTCTTTGCCGACGTGGACTTGCCTGACGCGGATAAACTGAAAATAAAATCGGGCCTCGTGATTGAAATCACCAAAGCTGTGCGCAACCTTGGCTTGTCGCAAGAGGAAGCCGGTCGCCGTATGGGGTTGCCTCAACCCAAACTATCCGGCCTGCTTCGTGGTGATTTTTCCAACGTATCAGAGCGCAAATTGATGGATTGCTTAAACCGGTTAGGATACGATATTGAGATCAAGGTTAAACCGGCAGTCGAGCCGCTTGGACATCTGATGCTGGCCGTTGCATGA
- a CDS encoding type II toxin-antitoxin system YafQ family toxin — protein sequence MIKISWEQGFKRAYRKKVKIDAELKGRFWEAAEIFEKDPFHPRLRTHKLTGKLEGLWAFSVSFDCRVIFNFVSKAEVLLIDIGGHDEVY from the coding sequence GTGATTAAAATATCCTGGGAGCAAGGGTTCAAGCGGGCTTACCGAAAGAAGGTAAAGATAGATGCTGAACTCAAGGGCAGATTTTGGGAAGCTGCGGAAATATTTGAGAAAGATCCTTTTCACCCACGCTTGAGAACTCATAAATTGACAGGCAAGCTTGAAGGGCTATGGGCGTTCAGCGTCAGCTTTGATTGCCGGGTAATCTTTAATTTTGTAAGCAAAGCCGAAGTCCTTCTGATTGATATTGGCGGACATGACGAAGTTTATTGA
- a CDS encoding BrnA antitoxin family protein, giving the protein MSMKPLTDKSGEVRELTRADMKRFRPAAEVLAPELLAVLPKRKPGQRGGQKRPTKEPVTVRYSRDVLEYFRTTGPGWQARIDAALKEWVALHRQGSQG; this is encoded by the coding sequence ATGAGCATGAAACCGCTGACCGATAAATCCGGAGAAGTCCGGGAATTGACCAGGGCAGATATGAAGCGTTTCCGACCTGCTGCGGAGGTGTTGGCGCCGGAGCTTTTGGCAGTATTGCCGAAACGAAAGCCGGGGCAGAGGGGGGGGCAGAAGAGGCCGACCAAGGAACCCGTCACAGTTCGTTACAGCCGAGATGTCTTGGAGTATTTTCGCACTACCGGCCCCGGCTGGCAGGCGCGCATTGATGCCGCCCTGAAAGAGTGGGTTGCCCTGCATCGTCAAGGCAGTCAAGGATAG
- a CDS encoding type II toxin-antitoxin system HicB family antitoxin produces MRRFLVVIEKAEGNYSAYSPDLPGCIATGPNHEVVEQNMHEAIEMHVRGLLEDKLPIPETTSFAEYVAVG; encoded by the coding sequence ATGCGTAGGTTTCTTGTTGTCATTGAAAAGGCGGAAGGTAATTATTCTGCTTACTCCCCCGATTTGCCCGGGTGTATTGCTACCGGACCTAACCATGAGGTGGTTGAGCAAAATATGCATGAGGCGATTGAGATGCATGTGCGTGGATTATTGGAAGATAAGTTGCCTATCCCTGAGACGACTTCCTTTGCAGAATATGTTGCGGTAGGGTAG
- a CDS encoding MFS transporter has product METMKKSQRAALIVAILSCFHGPFMASSVNVALPSIGLEFAMGTIFLGWISTSLLLAIAPLMIPFGRLGDIYGRKKIFVAGLCLLLVASLLIAMAHSGAMIIACRVLQGISAAMIYATVIPIMLAAVPISERGRVLGLATAATYCGLSAGPFLGGIITHYLGWRFIFWLNIPLSLALLAVTHFSFEGDQKKAQGEKFDLLGAFLLGGGLIAIMYGFSSLPSSSGASLIGAGILDIIFFVFFEMRTDQPIVDINLFRHNAVFAFSNLAALINYAATFAVTFLLSFYLQDIKALTPQFAGLILVAQPVVMAVFSPVIGRLSDRIEPRLLSSWGMGFTLLGLIMMAFLDGKSALFYVLTCLMILGFGFALFSSPNTNAVMSSVDRQVYGVASATLSTMRQLGMTFSMGIVMMTMSMFLGKAAIVPGNHGQFLDSMRISFVIFALMCCGGIFASLARGNIKRAE; this is encoded by the coding sequence ATGGAAACAATGAAAAAATCCCAGCGGGCCGCCCTCATCGTTGCCATCCTGAGTTGTTTCCACGGCCCTTTTATGGCATCGTCGGTCAATGTGGCTCTTCCTTCTATCGGGCTGGAGTTCGCCATGGGCACAATCTTCCTCGGATGGATCAGCACTTCCCTGTTGCTGGCTATCGCACCGCTCATGATCCCCTTCGGCAGGCTGGGCGATATCTACGGCCGGAAGAAAATCTTTGTAGCGGGCTTATGCCTGCTGCTCGTGGCTTCACTTTTAATCGCCATGGCTCATTCCGGTGCCATGATCATTGCCTGCCGTGTTTTGCAGGGGATATCTGCGGCAATGATTTACGCTACGGTAATTCCGATTATGTTAGCGGCCGTACCGATAAGCGAACGGGGTCGTGTTCTTGGTCTCGCCACGGCGGCGACATATTGCGGTCTCTCGGCCGGACCGTTTCTGGGAGGTATCATCACCCATTATCTCGGCTGGCGATTCATCTTCTGGTTGAATATACCGCTCAGCCTGGCTCTCCTGGCGGTAACTCATTTTTCGTTTGAAGGCGACCAAAAGAAAGCGCAGGGGGAGAAGTTTGATTTGCTCGGCGCGTTTTTGCTCGGAGGCGGGCTTATAGCGATCATGTACGGTTTTTCTTCCTTGCCTTCAAGCAGCGGCGCCAGCCTGATCGGCGCCGGAATTTTAGACATTATTTTCTTTGTATTTTTCGAAATGAGGACAGACCAGCCGATCGTTGATATTAATCTCTTCCGTCATAATGCCGTCTTTGCCTTTTCCAACCTCGCCGCACTGATCAACTATGCCGCTACTTTTGCAGTTACCTTTCTGCTGAGCTTTTATTTACAGGACATCAAGGCGCTGACACCCCAGTTCGCCGGCTTGATTCTGGTCGCCCAACCGGTAGTCATGGCGGTTTTCTCCCCGGTGATCGGGCGGCTTTCGGACCGGATAGAACCGCGCCTGCTGTCCTCATGGGGCATGGGCTTCACCCTGCTCGGATTGATAATGATGGCTTTTCTGGACGGTAAGTCTGCTTTATTTTATGTCTTGACCTGCCTGATGATTCTTGGCTTCGGGTTTGCCCTCTTCTCCTCACCCAATACTAATGCCGTGATGAGTTCCGTGGACCGTCAAGTTTATGGTGTGGCAAGCGCGACTTTGAGTACCATGCGTCAACTGGGGATGACATTTTCCATGGGAATCGTGATGATGACGATGTCCATGTTTTTGGGAAAAGCGGCGATCGTCCCCGGCAATCACGGGCAATTTCTGGACAGCATGCGCATATCTTTCGTTATTTTTGCCCTGATGTGTTGCGGCGGCATCTTTGCATCCCTGGCCCGCGGGAACATTAAGCGCGCCGAATAA
- a CDS encoding DEAD/DEAH box helicase codes for MEFNVFALHPDVAAGVAVAGYSKPTPIQEQAIPPVLKGRDVMGLAQTGTGKTAAFVLPILNRLMQGGRKKVRALIVAPTRELAEQTHAAIGVLGRQTRLKSVTIYGGVGFGPQVEKLKRGVEIIVACPGRLLDHLGRGTIDLSLVDILVLDEADHMFDMGFLPDIRRILAYLPKQRQTLLFSATMPQEIRHLACDILRDPVTIQVGETAPVDTVNHALYPVAPHLKTPLLLEILHNTATKSVLVFARTKHRTKRLAEQIVKAGHKAASLQGNLSQSQREAAMGGFRDGRFQILVATDIAARGIDVTNISHVINYDIPNTTDAYIHRIGRTGRATRTGDAYTLVTGEDKLMVRAIEKVLGSPIERRTVDGFDYDLNASRNENEFFREPHVPVRRYGEERKNSRPGSQRAPRAANGARPSALGGKETPEKTFTKFGGNRAGMAPRRRSF; via the coding sequence ATGGAGTTCAATGTATTTGCTTTACACCCCGACGTCGCGGCCGGGGTTGCGGTGGCGGGCTACAGTAAGCCCACGCCGATTCAGGAGCAGGCGATCCCGCCGGTCCTAAAAGGACGCGACGTAATGGGATTGGCGCAGACCGGCACCGGCAAGACGGCGGCCTTTGTGCTGCCTATTCTTAACCGCCTGATGCAGGGCGGCAGAAAAAAGGTGCGGGCACTTATCGTCGCCCCGACCCGCGAACTGGCCGAACAGACCCACGCTGCCATCGGTGTTCTGGGGCGGCAGACGCGTCTTAAGAGCGTCACCATCTACGGCGGCGTCGGTTTCGGCCCCCAGGTGGAAAAGCTTAAACGGGGAGTGGAGATCATTGTTGCCTGCCCGGGGCGGCTCCTCGATCATCTCGGTCGGGGGACTATTGACCTTTCGCTGGTGGATATACTGGTGCTCGACGAGGCCGATCACATGTTCGATATGGGCTTTTTGCCCGATATCAGACGCATCCTGGCCTATCTCCCGAAGCAGCGGCAGACGCTTCTCTTCTCGGCCACCATGCCGCAGGAGATCCGTCATCTGGCCTGCGATATTCTGAGGGACCCGGTTACCATCCAGGTGGGCGAGACCGCGCCGGTGGATACGGTAAACCATGCCCTTTACCCGGTGGCCCCGCATCTGAAGACCCCGCTGCTCCTGGAGATTTTGCATAATACGGCAACCAAATCGGTGCTCGTCTTTGCCCGCACCAAGCATCGCACGAAGCGCCTGGCGGAACAAATAGTCAAGGCCGGCCATAAGGCGGCCTCTTTGCAGGGCAATCTTTCCCAGTCGCAGCGGGAAGCGGCGATGGGCGGCTTCCGCGATGGCCGGTTCCAGATCCTCGTGGCAACGGATATTGCCGCCCGCGGCATAGACGTGACGAATATTTCCCACGTCATCAATTATGATATCCCCAATACCACGGATGCCTATATCCATCGCATTGGCAGGACCGGTCGCGCCACCCGGACCGGCGACGCCTATACTCTGGTTACGGGTGAAGACAAGTTGATGGTGCGGGCGATAGAGAAAGTTCTGGGCAGTCCGATTGAACGCCGCACCGTGGACGGCTTTGATTACGACTTGAACGCGTCCCGCAATGAAAACGAATTTTTCCGTGAGCCGCACGTGCCGGTCCGCCGGTACGGTGAGGAAAGAAAAAATAGCCGACCGGGAAGCCAGAGAGCCCCAAGAGCAGCCAATGGCGCACGGCCAAGCGCTCTGGGTGGTAAAGAGACGCCTGAGAAAACCTTTACGAAATTTGGCGGTAATAGAGCGGGAATGGCACCCCGGAGGCGCAGCTTTTAG
- a CDS encoding NAD(P)H-dependent oxidoreductase has product MGNNIKIFGFAGSLRKQSYNKAILRVAANLNLQDITVETFDLEGIPPFNQDLENQPPDRVKEFKSKIKAADAILIATPEYNYSIPGVLKNALDWASRPHGENALEGKPVGIVGASIGMMGSSRAQYHLRQCFVWLNMHPLNKPEVMVSTAQDKVDQEGNITDAKTKEKIAEMVTALANWSRKLGFIK; this is encoded by the coding sequence ATGGGGAACAATATCAAAATTTTTGGATTCGCGGGCAGTCTTCGTAAGCAGTCGTATAATAAGGCCATTCTGCGCGTGGCGGCCAATCTCAACTTGCAGGATATCACGGTCGAGACCTTCGACCTGGAGGGGATTCCGCCCTTCAATCAGGATCTGGAGAACCAGCCGCCTGACAGAGTCAAGGAGTTCAAAAGCAAGATCAAGGCGGCCGACGCCATCCTCATTGCGACGCCGGAATACAATTATTCCATCCCCGGGGTTTTGAAGAATGCCCTGGACTGGGCTTCCCGTCCGCACGGCGAAAACGCGCTGGAGGGAAAGCCTGTCGGAATCGTGGGGGCATCCATTGGCATGATGGGGTCATCAAGGGCGCAATATCATTTGCGCCAGTGTTTCGTCTGGCTGAACATGCACCCCCTAAACAAGCCGGAGGTCATGGTATCAACGGCGCAGGATAAGGTTGACCAGGAAGGCAATATTACCGATGCCAAAACCAAGGAAAAAATAGCGGAAATGGTGACGGCGCTGGCGAACTGGAGCAGGAAACTCGGTTTTATTAAATAA
- a CDS encoding nucleotidyltransferase family protein: protein MIGIEEKIEILKKLKPELQKHYGVSSLGVFGSFVQGKQRRKSDLDILVDFEKVPTFFGFIRLERFLSKELNIKVDLVMKSALKPTIGEHILHEVVHV, encoded by the coding sequence ATGATCGGCATTGAAGAAAAGATTGAAATCCTGAAAAAACTTAAGCCAGAACTGCAAAAACATTACGGGGTAAGCTCTCTGGGGGTTTTTGGTTCCTTTGTACAAGGAAAGCAAAGACGAAAGAGTGACCTTGACATCCTGGTTGATTTTGAAAAAGTTCCAACATTTTTTGGGTTTATCCGTCTTGAGAGATTTCTGAGCAAAGAGCTTAACATAAAGGTAGACCTCGTTATGAAGAGTGCTCTGAAACCAACTATCGGGGAACATATCCTTCATGAAGTTGTGCATGTATGA
- the rpsI gene encoding 30S ribosomal protein S9 gives MTEKRYYATGRRKYAVARVYMKEGSGAILVNKRNFDDYFTRDSLKMLIRQPFEITGNKDKFDLFVNVSGGGVSGQAGAVKHGISKALLEYNIELRPILKKGGFLTRDPRNKERKKYGQPGARKRFQFSKR, from the coding sequence ATGACGGAAAAACGCTACTATGCTACCGGCAGAAGGAAATACGCTGTCGCGAGGGTTTACATGAAGGAAGGCAGCGGCGCCATCCTCGTAAATAAGAGGAATTTCGACGATTACTTTACCCGGGACAGCCTGAAGATGCTTATCAGGCAACCTTTTGAAATTACGGGCAATAAAGATAAGTTCGACCTGTTCGTCAACGTGTCCGGCGGGGGAGTATCCGGACAGGCTGGCGCTGTAAAGCACGGCATTTCCAAAGCCCTGCTGGAATATAATATTGAACTCCGGCCGATCCTCAAGAAGGGCGGATTCCTGACCCGCGACCCGCGCAATAAGGAAAGAAAGAAATACGGACAGCCGGGAGCCAGGAAACGCTTCCAGTTTTCCAAGAGATAA
- a CDS encoding DUF1385 domain-containing protein, which translates to MNQKSHADDIAGGQAIIEGVMMRHGNKIAAAVRKPNKEIIFQERDYIPVTKRYKLLGLMFVRGSVTLIEMMIIGMKTLLFSAEVALTEDEVKPQAWQLTISILISFATSLFFFIIVPAYCFSLLRSVVSNTILLNIIEGCIRLSLFLCFLGATLLMEDMRRVFMYHGAEHKTVFAWEHGQELTVENVRNYSTRHPRCGTSFILVVMIVSILVFSLLGRPDFLHRILYKLLLMPVVAGISYEVIRFTGKRMDWRWVQILSWPGLLFQKITTREPTDDQIEVAIAAMKKVI; encoded by the coding sequence GCAAGCCATCATTGAAGGCGTCATGATGCGGCACGGGAATAAAATTGCCGCCGCCGTAAGAAAACCGAATAAAGAAATTATTTTTCAGGAACGGGACTATATTCCCGTTACCAAACGTTATAAATTACTGGGACTGATGTTTGTCCGCGGCTCAGTCACGCTCATCGAAATGATGATCATCGGGATGAAAACTTTATTGTTTTCCGCCGAAGTGGCCCTCACGGAAGATGAAGTGAAACCGCAAGCCTGGCAACTGACCATTTCGATATTGATCAGCTTCGCCACGTCGTTATTCTTTTTTATTATTGTGCCGGCCTATTGCTTTTCTCTATTGCGAAGCGTGGTATCAAATACCATTCTTTTAAATATCATCGAAGGCTGCATCCGCCTGTCGCTATTTCTCTGTTTTCTGGGCGCCACCTTACTGATGGAAGATATGCGACGTGTCTTCATGTATCATGGCGCCGAACATAAGACGGTATTCGCCTGGGAACACGGACAGGAGTTAACCGTCGAAAATGTGAGGAATTATTCAACCCGTCATCCCCGCTGCGGCACAAGTTTCATCCTCGTCGTCATGATTGTCTCCATCCTCGTCTTCTCGCTTCTGGGTCGCCCTGATTTTCTGCACCGCATTCTCTATAAGCTGCTGCTTATGCCCGTTGTGGCCGGTATTTCCTACGAGGTCATCCGCTTTACGGGCAAACGCATGGATTGGCGCTGGGTGCAAATCTTAAGCTGGCCGGGATTGCTGTTTCAAAAAATTACCACCCGAGAACCGACCGATGATCAGATTGAAGTTGCCATTGCCGCGATGAAGAAAGTTATTTGA
- the rplM gene encoding 50S ribosomal protein L13, with product MKTYNARKEDMNKGWWVVDAEGLILGRLATKIASCLRGKDKPIYTPYTDAGDFVIVVNAEKIALTGKKLTDKIYYTYSGYPGGLRETPAGKMLQIKPENILRFAVKGMLPKNSLGRAMLKKLKVYAGGGHPHDAQCPKVMNI from the coding sequence ATGAAGACATATAATGCAAGAAAAGAAGATATGAACAAGGGTTGGTGGGTTGTGGACGCCGAGGGATTGATCCTGGGAAGGCTGGCCACAAAGATTGCCTCCTGCCTGCGCGGCAAGGACAAACCCATTTATACGCCCTACACGGATGCCGGTGATTTTGTGATCGTCGTCAATGCCGAGAAGATCGCCCTGACCGGCAAGAAACTTACCGATAAGATCTACTATACTTATTCCGGCTACCCGGGTGGGCTCAGGGAAACTCCGGCGGGGAAAATGCTGCAGATAAAGCCTGAAAATATCTTGCGTTTCGCCGTGAAAGGAATGCTTCCGAAGAATTCCCTGGGACGGGCCATGCTGAAAAAGCTGAAGGTCTATGCGGGAGGAGGGCATCCGCATGATGCCCAGTGCCCAAAAGTTATGAATATCTAA
- a CDS encoding DUF2442 domain-containing protein, protein MYLSVKYVQPLDNYKLLLTFENDEQRIFDMSSYMEKGIFTELKDQNFFKSVHVGYDTIEWGNGADLDPELLYKESYP, encoded by the coding sequence ATGTACTTGAGCGTCAAATATGTGCAACCTCTCGATAATTATAAATTATTATTAACATTCGAAAATGATGAACAAAGAATCTTTGACATGAGTTCCTATATGGAAAAAGGAATCTTTACCGAATTAAAGGATCAGAATTTTTTTAAATCAGTACACGTAGGTTATGACACAATAGAATGGGGCAACGGAGCCGATTTAGATCCTGAATTGTTATATAAGGAAAGCTATCCCTGA
- the argC gene encoding N-acetyl-gamma-glutamyl-phosphate reductase — translation MVKAGIYGASGYTGQELLRLLLRHPQAEIVAITSRQYKGLPLPQVFPGFQGLTDLVFADHTPEELAGLCDVVFLALPHSISMQAAPVFHAAGVKVIDLSADFRIHDVTTYEKWYGKHTSAGLLPQAVYGLPELYRSAIAAGNFIANPGCYPTSVILGLAPLLKGNYIDHTSIIVDSKSGVSGAGREAKVGSLYCEVAESFNAYNVGRHRHTPEMEQELSLLAGKQITISFTPHLLPVSRGILSTIYAGLAKKATADELLALYRDFYRREKFVTIYPDGALPNISSVRGTNFCHLGLVVDARTNRVVVIAAIDNLVKGAAGLAIQNMNIMCGFAEDCGLEMMPLFP, via the coding sequence ATGGTAAAAGCAGGTATTTATGGAGCAAGCGGGTACACGGGTCAGGAACTGCTAAGGCTATTACTGCGCCACCCGCAGGCGGAAATCGTGGCCATTACCTCCCGGCAATACAAGGGGCTTCCCCTGCCCCAGGTTTTTCCGGGCTTTCAGGGACTAACTGACCTTGTTTTTGCCGACCATACGCCTGAGGAATTAGCCGGGCTCTGCGACGTTGTTTTTCTGGCCCTCCCTCACAGCATTTCGATGCAGGCAGCCCCAGTCTTCCACGCCGCCGGGGTAAAAGTAATAGACTTGAGCGCCGATTTTCGGATCCATGATGTCACTACCTATGAAAAGTGGTACGGAAAGCATACGTCAGCCGGATTGCTCCCGCAGGCTGTTTACGGGCTACCGGAATTATATCGTTCGGCCATCGCCGCCGGCAACTTCATCGCCAATCCCGGCTGCTATCCCACCAGCGTGATTCTGGGCCTGGCCCCCCTGCTGAAAGGGAATTACATTGATCATACATCCATAATTGTGGATTCCAAATCGGGGGTGAGCGGAGCGGGACGGGAAGCAAAGGTGGGAAGCCTGTACTGCGAGGTTGCCGAAAGCTTCAATGCCTACAATGTCGGGCGGCACCGGCACACGCCGGAGATGGAACAGGAACTGTCGCTTTTGGCCGGCAAGCAGATTACCATTTCCTTCACCCCCCATCTTTTGCCCGTGAGCCGTGGCATTTTGAGCACGATCTATGCGGGGCTGGCTAAAAAAGCCACCGCTGACGAACTGCTGGCACTTTACCGTGATTTTTACCGCCGCGAAAAATTTGTCACCATCTATCCCGATGGTGCCTTGCCCAATATATCGTCCGTGCGGGGCACCAATTTCTGCCACCTCGGGCTGGTTGTTGACGCACGTACCAACCGGGTAGTCGTTATTGCGGCCATTGACAATCTCGTCAAAGGCGCCGCCGGGCTGGCCATCCAGAACATGAATATTATGTGCGGCTTTGCCGAGGATTGCGGATTAGAGATGATGCCGCTTTTCCCCTGA
- the cysS gene encoding cysteine--tRNA ligase, which produces MPLKLYNTITRQKEPFIPLVAGKAGIYVCGITAYDLCHIGHARSALVFDVIAKYLRYRGFEVTYIKNFTDVDDKIIDKAKAAGADIFAISEKYIAAHDADMDALGVGRPDHTPRATEHIAGMIVLVNKLIANDLAYVIGGDVYFAVEKFKNYGKLAGRSLEDMLAGARVDVNEKKVNPLDFALWKASKEGEPWWDSPWGHGRPGWHIECSVMSQRFLGDTFDIHGGGEDLIFPHHENEIAQSEGATGKPLANYWLHNGFVRVNSEKMSKSLGNFFTIRDMLEAYHPEVLRLFILQNHYRSPVDYTDTSLAEARQGMNRLYAVRKTIQDILVDRPTAPSLPMELAGKHAETIGKINAQREKFVEAMDDDFNTARAVSCLFDATRLINSYLAAKPSLTAPETIFVLHEAQQFFQEVGGVLGFFQKETNDYFLQDREREVRKLGLDVPEIERLIEARNAARTARDWGKADEIRKTLAAKNVFLKDSPTATTWSIERA; this is translated from the coding sequence ATGCCCCTTAAATTATACAATACCATCACCAGGCAAAAAGAACCGTTCATCCCCCTCGTCGCAGGAAAGGCAGGCATCTACGTCTGCGGGATCACGGCTTATGACTTATGCCACATCGGACACGCCCGGTCCGCCCTGGTCTTCGACGTGATTGCCAAGTATCTACGCTACCGCGGCTTTGAGGTGACATATATTAAAAATTTTACCGATGTGGACGACAAGATCATTGACAAGGCCAAAGCTGCCGGCGCTGATATTTTCGCCATCTCAGAGAAATACATCGCCGCGCATGACGCAGATATGGACGCCCTGGGTGTGGGCCGACCGGACCATACGCCGCGGGCCACGGAACATATCGCGGGGATGATAGTTCTGGTCAATAAACTTATCGCCAACGATCTGGCTTACGTGATCGGAGGCGACGTCTACTTTGCCGTGGAAAAATTCAAAAACTACGGCAAACTGGCCGGCCGCAGCCTTGAAGACATGCTGGCCGGAGCCCGAGTGGACGTGAATGAAAAAAAGGTCAACCCCTTGGACTTCGCTCTCTGGAAGGCCAGCAAGGAAGGAGAACCGTGGTGGGATAGCCCCTGGGGACATGGGCGACCGGGCTGGCATATCGAATGCTCCGTCATGAGCCAGCGCTTCCTCGGGGATACCTTCGACATCCACGGCGGCGGCGAAGACCTGATTTTTCCGCATCATGAAAATGAAATCGCCCAGTCCGAAGGGGCGACGGGCAAGCCACTGGCCAACTACTGGCTCCATAACGGCTTTGTCCGCGTCAACAGTGAGAAGATGTCCAAATCCCTGGGCAACTTTTTTACCATCCGGGACATGCTTGAGGCCTATCATCCCGAGGTACTGCGACTCTTTATCCTGCAAAACCACTACCGCAGCCCCGTAGATTACACCGACACTTCTCTGGCGGAAGCCAGGCAGGGCATGAACCGGCTTTACGCCGTCAGGAAAACAATCCAGGACATCCTTGTGGACAGACCGACGGCTCCCTCCCTCCCGATGGAATTAGCGGGTAAACATGCCGAAACAATTGGCAAGATCAACGCCCAACGCGAGAAGTTTGTGGAAGCCATGGACGATGATTTCAATACCGCCCGCGCCGTTAGTTGCCTGTTTGATGCGACCAGGCTGATCAACAGTTATTTAGCTGCCAAACCTTCTCTTACGGCCCCGGAGACTATTTTTGTCCTGCATGAGGCGCAGCAATTTTTTCAGGAAGTGGGCGGAGTACTGGGATTCTTCCAAAAGGAAACCAACGACTATTTTCTGCAGGACAGGGAAAGGGAGGTCCGCAAGCTGGGACTTGACGTTCCGGAAATAGAACGGCTGATCGAGGCCAGAAACGCCGCCCGGACAGCCAGGGACTGGGGCAAGGCCGATGAAATAAGAAAGACCCTGGCAGCAAAAAACGTCTTTCTTAAAGACTCTCCCACCGCCACCACCTGGAGCATCGAGAGAGCATAG
- a CDS encoding BrnT family toxin — protein MKIAFDPAKSERNTKSRSLPFDRAVDFDWETAIYYEDGRENYPETRIIAMGFLGMRLHVICFTPIDAGVRIISFRKANRREVRYYEHETADR, from the coding sequence ATGAAAATCGCCTTCGACCCGGCAAAGAGTGAACGGAACACCAAGTCACGATCCCTGCCTTTTGATAGAGCGGTTGATTTTGACTGGGAGACAGCTATCTATTACGAGGATGGGCGCGAGAATTACCCGGAAACCAGGATCATCGCCATGGGATTTCTGGGTATGCGGTTGCATGTAATCTGCTTCACGCCGATTGACGCTGGTGTGAGGATTATCAGTTTTCGCAAGGCGAACAGAAGGGAGGTTCGATATTATGAGCATGAAACCGCTGACCGATAA